Part of the Nitrospirota bacterium genome is shown below.
AGCGAGGAATGGTGCGTGCAGACCCCTGAGCGAAGGAGGAAGATCTTGAATTCTCCGTTCATCGTTCAGCGCTCTGTGTTGTTGTTTACCCAGCAGCGGCCACCTTCTCCATCACCTCGTCGGAAATATCGAAATTCGCGTGCACCTTCTGCACATCGTCATGCTCGTCCAAGACTTCCATCAACTTGAGCATCTGTTCGGCCGCTTTCTCCTCGAGCTTGATCGTGTTCTGCGGGACAAAAGTGACTTCCGCAAGCACCGTCTCGATCTTCGCATCGACGAGAGCCTTCTTCACTGCTTCAAAATGGTGCGGGTCCGTGAGAACTTCAAAACTCGCCTCCCCCACCTTCACGTCCTCCGCTCCTGCGTCGAGCGCAAGGGAGAGCAACGTATCTTCGTCGACTTTGCCCTTCTCGATCGTGAGCAGTCCCTTTTTATGGAACTGCCAGGAGACGGCGCCGGCTTCCGCCATGTTGCCATGATTCTTCGTGAGGAGGTTGCGCAACTCGGCAACGGTGCGATTGCGATTGTCGCTTGTGATTTCCAGTAAGATGCCGGTCCCGCCTGGACCATAGGCTTCCAGGTGGAACTCTTCGTACATCACGCCGGGCAACTCGCCCGTGCCTCGCTGAATGGCTTTTTTCAGCGTATCGCCGGGCATGTTGGCCTCTTTGGCCTTCAAGATCGCTAGCCGGAGCCGCGGGTTGCCATCCGGATCCGCGCCGGTACGAGCCGCAATCGTCACCTCGCGGATAATTCGCGTGAAAATCTTCCCGCGCTTAACGTCCATGGCACCCTTGTGCCGTTTAACCGTCGCCCAATGGCTATGTCCACCCATATTCACTCCCTACAGCCGGACTCAGAAGGGCCGACCGCACAAGAAGGTGAAGTCGCTCGATAAGAGCTGGTACTCGTAGCACAGGGTTTGGAAAAGTGTCAATTATGCGAGGGGAGAAACCGCGCGCCGGGAACGACTACTCTGAATACACAAGCAACTGGATTCCGATAAGCAGGATCAAGCCGGACCAGAACAGTTCCCGCTTGGAGTACCGCGCCTGGACTGGAGCCCTGAGCCAATCCGATAACAATTTGGACGAGCCGGCCGTCACCGCCATGGTGCCCATCAGCGCATGACCCATGGCGATTTTGTGGGCCGAGGGATGGAGGCCGTGCGAATGGCCGAACAACATCAGGCCTCCGATGATGGCAAACAGGGGCAACGGAACAGCCCAGGCCGCATGCCCGATCTGTCTCACTCGGCGGAGCAGCTCAATCGCGCCAACGGTCAATGACAAGAGCGCGTAACTCTTATGCTGAAAGATCTCCGAGTCACTGCCGAAAAACGTCTGCGCAAAACTGAGCGAGCCGATCGGCCAGGCATCATGGTCGCTCCAGACCAGAAGAAACACTCCCGCCGTGAGCAAGGCGCCCGGCAAAAGAAACCTGGTCCAAGCCCAGAACGGTATCGCCAGCGCTTGTCGCAACTCGCTCAGGCCGATGATGAGGACTAGCAAACCGGTGAGGTGATGATTAAACTCGGAATAGGCGGTGCCTGCGACTGACCCTTCCCACCCCTCGTGGCCAGCCACACCAGAATGTACGTGGCCAGTGGCGACTGCTTCCTGCACTACAGCATAACCCTGCTCATCATGCTGCGCCCAGAGCGGCAGAGCCGACAAGAAAAGACAGACCAGCATGATGAATCCCAATGCGCGACCTCGATGCGGTCTCCGCAGGATGCCACCATCACGACTGCTGTCCATATCTAAAGGAAGGGCCCATCCGGCTGACCGGATGAGCCCTCGTACCGTTACGATCATAGTCTCGCGTATCTGCCTACATGAACTTCATAAACTTATCTTTGACGTCATCCATCACTTGCGCCGTAATGGTGGCCAGTCCCCGCTCCTTCGCCACCCGCTCGACTTCTTTGCGGGCCATGGGACGGATGAAGTCCGGAATATTCTCAAGCCGCTTCTCCGCATCAGGCGTCCAGGTCATCCCGTTGCTCGACTCGCTCTTGGAGTCGTCCATCACTTGCAACGTGATCGTCTGGTATCCCTGCTTGCGCGCGAACGCTTCCACGCTGCTCTGCACCATCGGCTTCACAAACGAGGGCAGGCGATCGAGCTTCTCCTTCGCATCGGCTGACCAGGTGAACTCCGAGGTAACCGCTCCACCGGTGGCTGGCTTACCGCCCGAGGTGAGCCCCATTTCCGCGACCATCGCGGAGAAGGGACAACCGCCGCTGGGCTTCTCGCCCGGCTTGCCCGTCGGTGCGGCTGTGGCAGCGGCTGCTGTCGGCTGACCACCCTGAATCTTCTCGTTCAAATAGGCTGCCATCTGGCCAGAGCCTGCGGTGGCCTCGTCTTTCAACGTGCCCCTGGTCATCTCGAACGGTTCGGCCGCAACCGTACGCCCGCCCAACTGCACCCCGAGAGAGCTGACCATCTGGGTTTCGCCAGGATTGGTCACCATGGAAAACTTGGCGCTGCAAGACGGACAGCCGAAGAACACGCCCAGCGTGCCCTCACCAGGCTTCTCCACCTTCTCAAAGTTCATGTAGGTTTCACAGTTGAGGCACACGAATTTCATGGCGTCTCCTCTTAGGTGCGTGACAGCTACAGTTTATCGGCCAGCACCTTTTTATAATCCAGCAAGGTCCTGATGCGCCCGGCGATTTCCTGATACCGTTGAATTGTCGGGTAGGTTTCGTCCAGCAACGGCTCTCCCTTGTCGAAGGTGCGAGCGATTTTCCGATCGAAGGGAATTCGTCCGAGCAACGGTAGGTCTAGCGCCTCGCACATCGCCTCGGTGTTGCCCTCGAACAACTCGTTCACTTCGCCACAAGAGGGGCAACGATACTCGCTCATATTCTCGACCATGCCCAGGACTTTGATGCCCATATCACGGGCATAGGTCACCGACTTCTGCACCACGTCCGAGGCCACTTCTGATGGTGTCGTCACGACGATCGCTCCCGCCAAGTCCGGAATGAACCCGGCGATGACCGGCGGCTTATCTGCCGCGGCCCCGGGAGGCAGATCGACCAACAGATAATCAAGTTCGCCCCAAACGACATCTGCCAGGAATTCGCGGATCACATTCATTTCCATCAGCCCCAACCAGACCGGGCTGACATCCATCGGCCCCTTCCAGCGAACCGGCGACGCGTCGTCCAGGAAGAAATCCATCGACGCGACCTTCACCCCAAGCGGCCCGACCGGGGGAATCGCTCCCTCAGGCCTCATGGTCAATGACTGTCCATGCATGCCCAGCATGCGAGGCACGCAGGGTCCGTTCAAATCCACATCTAATAGTCCGACCTTCGCTCCCTGCCGCGCAAACGCTAACGCCAGGTTGACCGTGGTCATGCTCTTGCCGACCCCGCCCTTTCCGCTCATGACGACCAGCTTATGCTTGATCCCAGCCATACGAGCCTGGACCTGCCGCATTTGCTCAGTGATCTGCTGGACGACTTTAGCGTCGTCAGAATATTTCAGTTTGCCAAGAATGGCCTTGAGATCTTTCTCGACCGCCATGACTGATACCCCTCGTTAACTGTGCAAATACAGAGCGATGGAACGGTACCACAGGGGTTTCTGGAGAGTCAAACCAGCGAAAACCTATCCAAGTCAGGCGAGCGAGCACCGGAAAATCATGCCCCTGGCCACTTCGCGACCTGAGCGAAGGGACAAGCAGGAGGCTCAAAAAGTCCATCAGCGAGGCCGCACGAGCTGTCGCTTTGTAAGGGGTAGGTGGGATGGCCCCAACTGCTCGCGTCGAACAATATAAATGCTCCCTCCAAGCTTGCTCACTTTCTCTTCAGGGATGGGGGCTGATTGATCTTCCACTGTGCGCGTCCAACGAGGGGAGTCCTCGACCGCGCGTTGCGCGAGCACAGAAGATCATCAGCCTCCACCCCCCCCTTTTTCAGCATCCTGCTAGATGGAGTATTGAAAGGTCGGCTTCGCTCCGATCGCCTGGGCCAAAACTCCACGGCGCTTCAGCTCCTCAAGAATCCGATGAGTGGCCTCATCGAAGTCAGTCGGGCCTGACAGCACAATATCCGTATTGGGCGGGGCTTCTTCCGGAACCTTACTCATCTGCACGGCAATGACCGGGACCGGATGGACAAGTGTCCGGATCGCCTGGGCCGCCTCAACATAGGCCATGCCGAAGGGATTCGTCGTCGACACCACGATCAACCCCGTATCGACGAGCAGTCTCGCCACCTCGCCGTAGCGGCGAGCCATTTCTGCCGCCTGGCCTCGCTCTCCCTCCGAGAGGTCCGCATCGAGCCCACGGCGGAGATTCCCTCCATCGAGCAAGTAGGCATGCCGTCCGTCTGCCACAAGCCTGGCTTCAATTTTCTTGGCCAGGAAGGACTTCCCTGTATGACGCCCCCCGGTCACCAGCACAATGGCGGCCCGGTGGCCATACTGCTGGGCGCGATCCTCGACGCCGACCTCGCCCTTCACCCAGGCAAAATCGCGCTGTCTCGCTTCTTCGCGGAGAAACTCCTGATCGTCATGGACCAGTTCCGTCACAATGCCGCCGCCGGCAATGTCGTACTCATCCACCAGAACGAACCGGCCCGTCGCCTCGAACGAAGCCGAGAGGTCGAACGCGACCGGCGCTTTGGCCCGGATCGTCAACTCCGCGACCTGGTTCCGGTTCACCACATTGCTGCCTTGCTGCTGGGACAGATCCATCGTGTCGATGATCCGGTGAATCGCGGCGACCTCACAGTCCACTTCCTTCGTCGCCACTCTCAATTGATAGCGCCGCCCCCGTTCCAGCGGCTTTCGGCCCAGCCAGAACACATTGGCGCGAAAAGCCGTCGACACCAGCGGGAGCGCCTCTTGATGCGACGCGACCTCTCCCCGTTCGACAAAGATCTGTTCGTCCAGCGTAATACCGACCGACTGGCCTGCGTGGCCTTCTACTCGCGGAGGTTCAACATTGAAAGCTTCAATAGACTTGACCGTCGCCCGCTTGTTCGATGGCGAGAACACCAGAGAATCGCCAACCTTTACTCGGCCAGCTGTCACGCGGCCGGCAATGATGCGACGGGCGTCGAACTTGTATACGTCCTGAACCGGCATACGAAGCGGCTGCTCGGATCGTCCCGGCTCCTTCTTGAAGGCGCTGAGCGCGTCCAGCACGGTCGGGCCCTTATACCAAGGCATCTGCTCGCTCCGGTTGGCGATGTTATCTCCGAGCTTGGCGCTGACCGGGATGATCTGCTGGGGGACCGCCTTGAACTGCCCGAGGAACTCCCGATATTCCTTTTCGATCCCGTCGAACACATCCTGCCGGTAACCGACCAGATCCATCTTGTTCACGACGACGGCAAACTGGCGCACGCCCAGGAGCGACAAGAGATAGCCATGCTTCTTGGACTGCTCTTTCACGCCCTCCAAGGCATCGATCAGGAGCAAAGCCCCTTCGGCCCGCGCCGCCCCGGAGATCATGTTCTTGAGAAATTCCTTGTGGCCCGGCGCATCGATGATGATGTATTGCCGACCCTTCCATCCAAAGAAGGTCCGAGCCGTATCGATGGTGATGCCCTGTTCCTGCTCTTCCAGGAAGGCATCGAACAGGAAGGCGTACTCGAATTCCTTACCCTGCTGCCGACAGATGGCCTGAACCTTTTCAAGTTTGCCGTCCGGCAAAGAGCCAGTGTCGGCATAAAGCCGCCCCAGCAGAGTGGACTTTCCATGGTCCACATGCCCGACGATAACGATGTTCAGATTGTCCGATGGTTTCTGGGTGAGATTGTCCATAGTCATTTGCTTTCTTGCGGATGATCAAAAAGACCATCCAGCGAGGCCCGAGGCGAGTCGAAACCGGAGGCGTACCCTCTGGGGTACGTTGAGGATTTCGATGAGCCGAGAACGAAGCTGGGGGTCTTTTTCATCATCCGCACTACATGTAGCCGTCTTTTCGGAGCAGTTCCATTCCTCGCCCCTCATCCTGCGCGCGGCCCGACCGCTCCGCCGTCGTGGTATGCCGCAACTCATTAATAATGTCGTCCACGGACTTCGCCGTCGATTTGATCGGCGTCGTGCAGGGCGCGCAGCCGAGACTGCGATAGCGGGTTCCATCTCCCTTGTCGAGATAGAGATCGATGAAGGGAATATTCTCGGCCTTGATGTATTCCCAAATATTGATCTCCGTCCAATCCAGCAGGGGATGGATCCGAATATGGGTCCCCGGAGGAAAGGTCGTCTTGAATTGATCCCAGAGTTCCGGCGGCTGATCGCGGAAGTCCCAATCGCCATGTTTGTCGCGCGGCGAAAAATACCGTTCCTTGGCTCTCGTCCCCTCCTCGTCCGCCCGCACACCGAGGATGATGCCCGTGTAGCCCTTTTGCTCGATCAGTTGCTTGAGCCCGTTGGTCTTCAAGGCCGTACAGCAATTGACTCGGCCCATCGCGGGATTCATCCCTGCCGCGAGCGCTTCCTTATTTTGCCCCACGACCAATTTGAGGCCCCACTCGCGGGCCACGCGATCCCGATACTCGATCATGGCGGGAATTTTGAAACTCGTATCGACATGCAACAGCGGAAACGGGACATGGCCGAAAAAGGCTTTTCTGGCCAACCAGAGCAGCACGGTCGAATCTTTCCCCATCGACCACAGCATCGCCAGGTTATCGAAATGCTTATAGGCTTCCCGGAGGATGTAGACACTCTGGTCTTCTAATTGACGAAGGTGTTGCACGGACTCGATCCTCTCCTCTGGTCAATGGGTTCGGCCGGTGACGTTGGTGCCCACCGGCTCTTGAGTCAGTTCCTCTAACTTTCGGGCCGCCGCTCCCTCTTCGAGCGCTCGACGGGCCAGCGGGATGCAGGCCGCCCAGGTCGCTCCCTTGCCTGCCGCGTACAGAATCAACGCCGCGTTCATCAGCACCCAGTTGCAGGACCCGCCAGGCATTTGGTTGTGGAGAATCCGCCGGAGCAGATCCGCTTCCTTGTCTCGCTGATCCGAAGGGAAACCGGCCATGTCGCGTGGCGTGCCCAGCGGCAATCCGACATCTTTCGACGCGAACGACAGAGGCGTAATCCGCTCGTCCCGCAATTCCAACACCCTGGTGAGGGCGGAAATCGACAGCTCCGGATCGCCCTCCACGCCGCTGACCACCAGAGCCCTGGGGCAGGCCAGCATCCGCAATACTTCGGCAGTCTTTTCAAAGTGGGGAGGATGGGACAGGCCGACGACCTGCGACGAGGCGCGGGCCGGGTTCAAGAGTCTGGCGATCGGATGAAAGACGTTCCGCGCGCCCAGCTCCTGGCGCATCTCCAAAAACCGATAGACCGGGGGATGATAAAGGGCGATATCGAGATAGGCGAATCCATGTTTCGTCACCGTCTCTGCCGCCGCGTTTGGATTCATGTCGATCGGCAACCCCAGGGCCTTGAGCGCCCCGGCGTTCCCCGAACGACCGGGAATCCCGTCATACCCATGCATCAAGACCGATGCGCCGGCCGAGGCCGCCACGATGGCAGCAGCCGCCAGGGCATGAAAAGTTTCCTGTTTCCCCGCATAGCTCGGCAAATCCACGACGCCGAGCTCGCGCGGAATCGGCACCGGCGCCACATAAGAACGCGCCGTCGCGGTCATCGCCGCCAGTTCCGTGACGGACTCCATCTTGATCCGCATGGCAATGAGAAAGGCCCCGGCCTGAGCCGGCGTGGCCTCCCCTTCAATGAGGGCCTTCATCGCCCGCTTCGCTTCATCCCACGTGAGGTCCTTGGCAGCCCTTGGCCCCTTGGCAATTTTCGCGATAAATTCCTGCATCGACATTACGAGGCCTTATGTAACCCGCACTCCGTCTTGGTGAAATTCTTCCATCGTCCCGCGCGGGGGTCATCGCCGGGATTCACGGGGCTCGTGCAATAGGTGCAGCCGATACTGGGATAGTTGCGGTCATGCAATTCGTTGTAGGGCACTTCGTGGACACGAATGTAGGTCCAGACATCCTCCCACGTCCAGGCCGCGAGCGGATTCACTTTGACCAGCTGAAACTTCTGGTCCCATTCGATCAGCTTCGCATTGGCTCTCGTGGGAGACTGGTCCCGCCTGATCCCGGTGATCCAGGCGTCGAATCCCTTGAGCACGCGGGTGAGCGGCTCCACTTTGCGCAGCTCGCAACATTGATCGGGATGGCGCGCCCACAGCGCCTCGCCATGCTGCGCCGCCTGCTGCGCCGGCGTCAGCAGCGACTTCACCTGAATGACCTGCTGCGGTTGCAGTCCATAATGCTGGATCACGCGGTCACGCGTGGCATAGGTCTCAGGAAAGAGAAACTCCGTATCGAGATAAAACAGCGGCACGGAGGGATTGATGCGGTGGACCATGTCCAACAGCACCACATCCTCCGCTCCGAAACTGCAAGCCAGCACGATCTTCGGCGCATAGCGCTCAATCGCGGCAGTCAGCACCTCTTGCGGTTGCTTCGCCTCGAACGACAAGCCCCAGGCTGCGAGTTCTTCTGATGACATACCGGCCATTGAGCGCTCTCTTCCCTCACACACTGCAAGCGACGGAGGATCATCCCTCCGCTGCCCTATTCTACTTTTTCGACCACGATCCGGTAATGAGCCGCTTCTGCTTCGAGCGGTTCCTGC
Proteins encoded:
- a CDS encoding YebC/PmpR family DNA-binding transcriptional regulator, with protein sequence MGGHSHWATVKRHKGAMDVKRGKIFTRIIREVTIAARTGADPDGNPRLRLAILKAKEANMPGDTLKKAIQRGTGELPGVMYEEFHLEAYGPGGTGILLEITSDNRNRTVAELRNLLTKNHGNMAEAGAVSWQFHKKGLLTIEKGKVDEDTLLSLALDAGAEDVKVGEASFEVLTDPHHFEAVKKALVDAKIETVLAEVTFVPQNTIKLEEKAAEQMLKLMEVLDEHDDVQKVHANFDISDEVMEKVAAAG
- a CDS encoding PCP reductase family protein, giving the protein MKFVCLNCETYMNFEKVEKPGEGTLGVFFGCPSCSAKFSMVTNPGETQMVSSLGVQLGGRTVAAEPFEMTRGTLKDEATAGSGQMAAYLNEKIQGGQPTAAAATAAPTGKPGEKPSGGCPFSAMVAEMGLTSGGKPATGGAVTSEFTWSADAKEKLDRLPSFVKPMVQSSVEAFARKQGYQTITLQVMDDSKSESSNGMTWTPDAEKRLENIPDFIRPMARKEVERVAKERGLATITAQVMDDVKDKFMKFM
- a CDS encoding Mrp/NBP35 family ATP-binding protein, translated to MAVEKDLKAILGKLKYSDDAKVVQQITEQMRQVQARMAGIKHKLVVMSGKGGVGKSMTTVNLALAFARQGAKVGLLDVDLNGPCVPRMLGMHGQSLTMRPEGAIPPVGPLGVKVASMDFFLDDASPVRWKGPMDVSPVWLGLMEMNVIREFLADVVWGELDYLLVDLPPGAAADKPPVIAGFIPDLAGAIVVTTPSEVASDVVQKSVTYARDMGIKVLGMVENMSEYRCPSCGEVNELFEGNTEAMCEALDLPLLGRIPFDRKIARTFDKGEPLLDETYPTIQRYQEIAGRIRTLLDYKKVLADKL
- a CDS encoding phosphoadenylyl-sulfate reductase, which gives rise to MSSEELAAWGLSFEAKQPQEVLTAAIERYAPKIVLACSFGAEDVVLLDMVHRINPSVPLFYLDTEFLFPETYATRDRVIQHYGLQPQQVIQVKSLLTPAQQAAQHGEALWARHPDQCCELRKVEPLTRVLKGFDAWITGIRRDQSPTRANAKLIEWDQKFQLVKVNPLAAWTWEDVWTYIRVHEVPYNELHDRNYPSIGCTYCTSPVNPGDDPRAGRWKNFTKTECGLHKAS
- a CDS encoding GTP-binding protein is translated as MDNLTQKPSDNLNIVIVGHVDHGKSTLLGRLYADTGSLPDGKLEKVQAICRQQGKEFEYAFLFDAFLEEQEQGITIDTARTFFGWKGRQYIIIDAPGHKEFLKNMISGAARAEGALLLIDALEGVKEQSKKHGYLLSLLGVRQFAVVVNKMDLVGYRQDVFDGIEKEYREFLGQFKAVPQQIIPVSAKLGDNIANRSEQMPWYKGPTVLDALSAFKKEPGRSEQPLRMPVQDVYKFDARRIIAGRVTAGRVKVGDSLVFSPSNKRATVKSIEAFNVEPPRVEGHAGQSVGITLDEQIFVERGEVASHQEALPLVSTAFRANVFWLGRKPLERGRRYQLRVATKEVDCEVAAIHRIIDTMDLSQQQGSNVVNRNQVAELTIRAKAPVAFDLSASFEATGRFVLVDEYDIAGGGIVTELVHDDQEFLREEARQRDFAWVKGEVGVEDRAQQYGHRAAIVLVTGGRHTGKSFLAKKIEARLVADGRHAYLLDGGNLRRGLDADLSEGERGQAAEMARRYGEVARLLVDTGLIVVSTTNPFGMAYVEAAQAIRTLVHPVPVIAVQMSKVPEEAPPNTDIVLSGPTDFDEATHRILEELKRRGVLAQAIGAKPTFQYSI
- the trpD gene encoding anthranilate phosphoribosyltransferase: MSMQEFIAKIAKGPRAAKDLTWDEAKRAMKALIEGEATPAQAGAFLIAMRIKMESVTELAAMTATARSYVAPVPIPRELGVVDLPSYAGKQETFHALAAAAIVAASAGASVLMHGYDGIPGRSGNAGALKALGLPIDMNPNAAAETVTKHGFAYLDIALYHPPVYRFLEMRQELGARNVFHPIARLLNPARASSQVVGLSHPPHFEKTAEVLRMLACPRALVVSGVEGDPELSISALTRVLELRDERITPLSFASKDVGLPLGTPRDMAGFPSDQRDKEADLLRRILHNQMPGGSCNWVLMNAALILYAAGKGATWAACIPLARRALEEGAAARKLEELTQEPVGTNVTGRTH
- a CDS encoding sulfate adenylyltransferase subunit 2, whose translation is MQHLRQLEDQSVYILREAYKHFDNLAMLWSMGKDSTVLLWLARKAFFGHVPFPLLHVDTSFKIPAMIEYRDRVAREWGLKLVVGQNKEALAAGMNPAMGRVNCCTALKTNGLKQLIEQKGYTGIILGVRADEEGTRAKERYFSPRDKHGDWDFRDQPPELWDQFKTTFPPGTHIRIHPLLDWTEINIWEYIKAENIPFIDLYLDKGDGTRYRSLGCAPCTTPIKSTAKSVDDIINELRHTTTAERSGRAQDEGRGMELLRKDGYM